A genomic segment from Telopea speciosissima isolate NSW1024214 ecotype Mountain lineage unplaced genomic scaffold, Tspe_v1 Tspe_v1.0266, whole genome shotgun sequence encodes:
- the LOC122647912 gene encoding soluble inorganic pyrophosphatase 1-like isoform X1 — protein sequence MITSYTMSLSFIPFQEMSEDANGDGGQPKRPVPRLNERILSSLSRRSVAAHPWHDLDIGPGAPQIINVVVEISKGSKVKYELDKKTGLIKVDRVLYSSVVYPHNYGFIPRTLCEDNDPMDVLVIMQEPVVPGAFLRARAIGLMPMIDQGEKDDKIVAVCADDPEYRHYTDVKQLPPHRLTEIKRFFEDYKKNENKEVAVDEFLPAETAHEAIRYSMDLYAQYIMQTLRR from the exons ATGATAACCTCGTATACCATGTCTCTGTCCTTTATCCCTTTTCAGGAAATGAGTGAGGACGCAAACGGAGATGGAGGTCAACCTAAACGCCCAGTTCCTCGTCTGAATGAGAGGATCCTTTCATCACTCTCAAGGAGATCCGTTGCTGCACATCCTTGGCATGATCTTGACATTG GACCTGGAGCTCCTCAAATTATCAATGTT GTTGTTGAGATTTCCAAAGGAAGTAAAGTCAAATATGAACTCGACAAGAAGACAGGGCTGATAAAG GTTGATCGTGTCCTATACTCATCGGTGGTTTATCCTCACAATTATGGATTCATCCCCCGCACACTATGTGAAGACAATGACCCAATGGACGTTTTGGTCATCATGCAG GAACCAGTTGTTCCAGGTGCTTTTCTCCGAGCCAGGGCCATTGGACTCATGCCTATGATTGATCAG GGAGAGAAAGATGACAAAATCGTCGCAGTATGTGCTGATGATCCAGAGTATCGTCACTACACTGACGTCAAACAGCTTCCCCCTCATCGTCTGACAGAGATAAAGCGTTTCTTTGAAGATT ACAAAAAGAACGAGAACAAAGAGGTTGCAGTTGATGAATTTTTGCCTGCAGAAACTGCTCATGAAGCTATTCGGTATTCCAT GGACCTTTATGCTCAGTATATCATGCAGACTTTGAGGCGATAG
- the LOC122647912 gene encoding soluble inorganic pyrophosphatase 1-like isoform X2 has protein sequence MSEDANGDGGQPKRPVPRLNERILSSLSRRSVAAHPWHDLDIGPGAPQIINVVVEISKGSKVKYELDKKTGLIKVDRVLYSSVVYPHNYGFIPRTLCEDNDPMDVLVIMQEPVVPGAFLRARAIGLMPMIDQGEKDDKIVAVCADDPEYRHYTDVKQLPPHRLTEIKRFFEDYKKNENKEVAVDEFLPAETAHEAIRYSMDLYAQYIMQTLRR, from the exons ATGAGTGAGGACGCAAACGGAGATGGAGGTCAACCTAAACGCCCAGTTCCTCGTCTGAATGAGAGGATCCTTTCATCACTCTCAAGGAGATCCGTTGCTGCACATCCTTGGCATGATCTTGACATTG GACCTGGAGCTCCTCAAATTATCAATGTT GTTGTTGAGATTTCCAAAGGAAGTAAAGTCAAATATGAACTCGACAAGAAGACAGGGCTGATAAAG GTTGATCGTGTCCTATACTCATCGGTGGTTTATCCTCACAATTATGGATTCATCCCCCGCACACTATGTGAAGACAATGACCCAATGGACGTTTTGGTCATCATGCAG GAACCAGTTGTTCCAGGTGCTTTTCTCCGAGCCAGGGCCATTGGACTCATGCCTATGATTGATCAG GGAGAGAAAGATGACAAAATCGTCGCAGTATGTGCTGATGATCCAGAGTATCGTCACTACACTGACGTCAAACAGCTTCCCCCTCATCGTCTGACAGAGATAAAGCGTTTCTTTGAAGATT ACAAAAAGAACGAGAACAAAGAGGTTGCAGTTGATGAATTTTTGCCTGCAGAAACTGCTCATGAAGCTATTCGGTATTCCAT GGACCTTTATGCTCAGTATATCATGCAGACTTTGAGGCGATAG
- the LOC122647911 gene encoding uncharacterized protein LOC122647911 has translation MDLAPEQLQYLTLTEIVKESVTIPKSARKTFSFITLALIFPLSFAILAHSLFTHPLLKQIEAQSSSNPKLHQEWTRLLFFQFCYLIFLFAFSLLSTAAVVFTVASVYTSKPVSFTSTISAIPPVFKRLFITFLWVSVLMIVYDIAFIASLVALIIAVDTHNLLLFLIALIAIITLFLVVHVYITALWHLASVVSVLEPVYGIAAMRKSKELLKGKTQMAAMLVFGYLSICGAIGGVFGSFVVHGGENYGVFLRIVVGGFLVGVLVIVNLIGLLVQSVFYYVCKSYHHQGIDKSALYDHLGGYLGEYVPLKSSVQMESMEI, from the coding sequence ATGGATCTTGCACCAGAACAGCTGCAGTATCTTACTCTCACTGAAATCGTCAAAGAATCAGTCACAATTCCAAAATCAGCTCGAAAGACGTTTTCTTTCATAACCCTAGCACTGATTTTCCCTCTCTCCTTTGCCATCTTAGCCCATTCCCTCTTCACTCATCCTCTCCTCAAACAAATCGAAGCacaatcttcctcaaaccctaaactcCATCAAGAATGGACTCGCCTCTTATTCTTCCAGTTCTGCTACCTCATCTTTCTCTTcgctttctctctcctctccaccgCTGCCGTTGTTTTCACCGTTGCTTCTGTCTACACCTCCAAGCCCGTCTCTTTTACTTCTACAATCTCTGCAATCCCTCCCGTTTTCAAGCGCCTCTTCATCACCTTCCTGTGGGTTTCTGTGCTCATGATCGTTTATGACATTGCCTTCATTGCCTCTCTTGTTGCTCTCATCATAGCCGTCGATACCCACAACCTACTTCTTTTCTTGATCGCTCTCATTGCCATTATTACGCTCTTCCTCGTCGTTCACGTCTACATTACAGCTCTTTGGCACCTAGCAAGTGTTGTGTCGGTTCTCGAACCGGTTTATGGGATTGCAGCGATGAGGAAGAGTAAGGAATTGTTGAAGGGGAAGACTCAGATGGCTGCGATGCTTGTTTTCGGGTATTTATCAATTTGTGGGGCAATCGGTGGCGTTTTTGGATCGTTTGTGGTTCATGGTGGGGAGAATTATGGAGTGTTCCTTAGGATTGTGGTTGGTGGGTTCTTGGTTGGGGTGCTGGTTATTGTGAATTTGATAGGATTGTTGGTTCAGAGTGTGTTCTACTATGTCTGCAAAAGTTATCATCACCAGGGGATTGATAAGAGTGCTTTGTATGATCATCTTGGTGGCTATCTCGGTGAGTATGTGCCACTGAAGAGTAGTGTTCAAATGGAGAGTATGGAGATCtga